Proteins encoded in a region of the Scyliorhinus canicula chromosome 2, sScyCan1.1, whole genome shotgun sequence genome:
- the klhl41a gene encoding kelch-like protein 41a, translating into MDPAEGRVEEPRLYQTTLLQDGLKKLLDENKFVDCSLKVGNRSFACHRLVLAACSPYFREYFFSEESEEKKGEVVLEDVDENVVELVLNYLYSSEIELSDENVQDIFAASSRFQIPSVFTLCVTYLQEKLSTTNCLAIFRLGLLLDCPRLVFAAREYASARFEHICKGEDFLQLAAHELIGIIASDSLDVEKEEAVFEAVVGWVRKDKENRLASFGEIFDCIRFRLMAEKYVKDHVEKNDIVKASPDLMKKVQTVKDAFAGKLPKPAKGGDAKQGEGGKDVVNGDVGDEDLLPGFLNDIPRHGMFVKEMIMLINNTAAVAYDPNLNQCFLAAMADQIPRNHVSFVTKGNAIYVVGGLYVDEEVKEHPSHCYFYQFNSVAGEWDGLPPLPSARCLFGMGETDKFLYVIGGMDLPNEQSLDSVFCYDINNLKWNESKAFPLKIYGHSVVSHNGLIYVIGGKTDDSKCVNKLFVYNPKKSEWRELAAMKTARAMFGVAVHQSKIWVVGGVIDEGLTAASEAYDIMNNKWEIMPEFPQERSSINIISIDGSLYAIGGFAMIQLENKEFTPSEFTDVWKYEDDTKEWCGMVKEINYAAGATCLAVRLNMFRLTKL; encoded by the exons ATGGACCCGGCTGAAGGTAGAGTGGAAGAACCTCGGCTTTACCAAACCACCCTACTTCAGGATGGGCTGAAAAAATTACTGGACGAGAACAAATTCGTTGATTGTTCCCTGAAGGTGGGCAATAGGTCCTTCGCTTGTCACCGCCTGGTCCTGGCTGCCTGCAGCCCTTACTTTCGAGAGTATTTCTTTTCCGAGGAAAGTGAGGAGAAGAAAGGTGAGGTGGTTCTGGAAGATGTTGATGAAAACGTGGTGGAGCTCGTGCTCAATTACCTGTACTCCTCGGAGATTGAGCTGAGCGATGAGAACGTGCAGGATATTTTTGCTGCGTCCAGCCGCTTCCAGATCCCCTCCGTTTTCACATTGTGTGTCACCTACCTTCAGGAGAAGTTATCTACCACCAACTGCCTGGCCATATTCAGGCTCGGCCTGCTGCTCGATTGCCCCCGGCTTGTGTTTGCTGCCCGCGAGTACGCGTCCGCTCGCTTTGAACACATCTGTAAAGGTGAAGACTTCCTGCAACTTGCCGCGCACGAGCTGATCGGTATCATTGCCAGTGACTCTTTAGACGTGGAGAAGGAAGAGGCTGTGTTCGAAGCGGTCGTGGGATGGGTCCGGAAAGATAAAGAGAATAGGCTCGCAAGTTTTGGAGAAATCTTCGACTGCATCCGTTTTCGTCTGATGGCTGAGAAATATGTCAAAGACCACGTCGAAAAAAATGACATTGTTAAGGCGAGCCCAGATCTGATGAAGAAGGTTCAAACCGTGAAGGATGCTTTTGCCGGGAAACTCCCCAAGCCCGCCAAAGGAGGAGACGCAAAGCAGGGAGAAGGCGGTAAAGATGTGGTCAACGGGGACGTAGGTGATGAAGATTTGCTCCCAGGCTTCCTGAATGACATTCCCAGGCATGGCATGTTCGTCAAGGAGATGATCATGCTCATTAATAATACCGCGGCGGTGGCTTATGATCCAAACCTAAATCAGTGCTTTCTGGCTGCAATGGCTGATCAGATTCCCAGAAACCATGTTAGCTTCGTTACTAAGGGAAACGCAATTTATGTGGTTGGTGGATTATATGTGGATGAAGAAGTTAAAGAACATCCTTCTCACTGCTATTTCTACCAG TTTAACAGCGTCGCTGGTGAATGGGACGGCTTGCCACCGCTGCCTTCTGCCAGATGCCTCTTCGGGATGGGAGAAACCGATAAATTCCTTTACGTGATTGGTGGCATGGATCTTCCAAATGAGCAATCGTTGGATTCAGTATTTTGCTATGACATAAA CAACTTAAAATGGAATGAATCCAAAGCGTTCCCACTTAAGATTTACGGCCACTCTGTGGTTTCGCATAATGGATTAATCTATGTTATTGGTGGGAAAACTGATGACAG TAAGTGTGTCAACAAATTGTTTGTCTACAATCCTAAAAAATCTGAGTGGAGGGAGCTGGCAGCTATGAAGACAGCACGTGCTATGTTTGGAGTTGCTGTGCATCAAAGCAAAATCTGGGTTGTTGGAGGAGTCATTGATGAAGGTCTGACAGCTGCATCTGAAGCATATGACATCATGAATAATAA ATGGGAAATTATGCCTGAATTCCCACAAGAGAGAAGTTCTATAAACATCATCAGTATAGATGGATCACTTTATGCTATTGGAGGTTTTGCCATGATTCAgttggaaaataaagaatttaCTCCGTCAGAATTCACTGACGTGTGGAA ATATGAAGATGACACGAAGGAATGGTGTGGCATGGTGAAGGAAATTAACTATGCTGCAGGAGCCACATGTCTTGCTGTGCGCCTCAACATGTTTAGGCTTACCAAGTTATAA